Proteins encoded within one genomic window of Mycolicibacterium monacense:
- a CDS encoding amino acid permease yields MSGPVPGDGDAAELAQFGYSQSLERRTGKFASFAVAFAFVSIATGIFTTYGSVLNSSGPIGIWTWPIAVVGQLAVAFVLGALASRIPVTGYHYQWMSRLANPVLGWIIGWISFTFLAIVVCAVDYTIASTILPVLLNYESTATIAWLITAGVLLIQFLLVAFSTPWAERVNNSFVTLELIGMVALTVLLLVVAAIRGDMDFGNLFSKGAVPAEGFWSFGDWTSAGPWMLGFLLGAFTIVGFESAANLAEETHDPERVVPRAMCQAVLASGVLGFLFLVAVTLAAGDPIALAESGTPIADVIESTLGSVVATLLLLMVVLAIFACGLVIMITGVRLTWAMSRDKRFPGWQQWDQISPRFHTPFKAAVLYFVVANLILAIFSRSETALFTLFGAATLLPAVMYASTVVLYLIKRKSLPANGKFDLGAWEIPVVAVAVVWLAFELALFRDSSFKEAWSYVIVMVVIGALYLGYLLATRGRHGLSMPDMHSIDAELDREAAKD; encoded by the coding sequence ATGTCCGGTCCTGTTCCCGGCGACGGTGACGCCGCCGAACTCGCACAGTTCGGCTACTCCCAATCCCTCGAGCGGCGCACCGGGAAGTTCGCGTCGTTCGCCGTGGCGTTCGCGTTCGTCTCGATCGCCACCGGCATCTTCACCACCTACGGATCGGTGCTGAACTCCTCGGGTCCGATCGGTATCTGGACGTGGCCGATCGCGGTCGTCGGCCAGTTGGCGGTGGCCTTCGTGCTGGGCGCGCTGGCCTCCCGGATCCCCGTGACCGGCTACCACTACCAGTGGATGTCACGCCTGGCCAACCCCGTGCTGGGCTGGATCATCGGCTGGATCTCGTTCACGTTCCTGGCCATCGTGGTCTGCGCGGTCGACTACACGATCGCCTCGACGATCCTGCCGGTGCTGCTGAACTACGAGAGCACCGCCACCATCGCCTGGCTGATCACCGCCGGCGTGCTGCTGATCCAGTTCCTGCTCGTGGCGTTCTCGACGCCCTGGGCCGAACGCGTCAACAACAGCTTCGTCACCCTCGAACTGATCGGCATGGTGGCGCTCACGGTGCTGCTGCTCGTGGTCGCCGCGATCCGCGGGGACATGGACTTCGGCAACCTGTTCAGCAAGGGCGCAGTTCCAGCCGAGGGGTTCTGGAGCTTCGGCGACTGGACGTCGGCGGGCCCCTGGATGCTGGGCTTCCTGCTCGGCGCCTTCACCATCGTCGGCTTCGAATCGGCCGCCAACCTCGCCGAGGAGACCCACGACCCCGAACGGGTGGTGCCGCGCGCGATGTGCCAGGCCGTGCTCGCCTCCGGTGTGCTGGGCTTCCTGTTCCTGGTCGCGGTGACGCTGGCCGCGGGCGATCCCATCGCGCTCGCCGAATCCGGGACGCCGATCGCCGACGTCATCGAATCGACCCTCGGCTCGGTCGTGGCGACACTGCTGCTGCTGATGGTGGTGCTGGCGATCTTCGCGTGCGGTCTGGTCATCATGATCACCGGCGTGCGGCTCACCTGGGCGATGTCGCGGGACAAGCGCTTCCCCGGCTGGCAGCAGTGGGACCAGATCTCGCCGCGGTTCCACACCCCGTTCAAGGCCGCGGTGCTCTACTTCGTCGTCGCCAACCTCATCCTGGCGATCTTCTCCCGCTCGGAGACCGCGCTGTTCACGCTGTTCGGCGCCGCCACCCTGCTGCCCGCGGTGATGTACGCCTCGACCGTGGTGCTCTACCTGATCAAGCGCAAGTCGTTGCCCGCCAACGGGAAATTCGACCTCGGCGCGTGGGAGATCCCGGTCGTCGCGGTGGCAGTGGTCTGGCTGGCCTTCGAACTGGCGCTGTTCCGCGATTCGAGCTTCAAGGAGGCGTGGTCCTACGTCATCGTCATGGTGGTGATCGGTGCGCTGTACCTGGGTTACCTGCTGGCCACCCGCGGCCGCCACGGCTTGTCGATGCCCGATATGCACTCGATCGACGCCGAACTCGACCGTGAGGCCGCGAAGGACTGA
- a CDS encoding GntR family transcriptional regulator, which produces MPAAARKSPPQGGGDPPRYLAIAALVRDRIATEQLGPHTLLPSERELAEQHGVSRMTARQALSLLESEGVVYRRPPRGTFVAEPRVRFHIGSFSEEVSRLGRRPAARLLWAERQQPTPAVQLALALPDGAAVHVFHRLRSVDDAPVALETTFLPADLTPGILDTPEEGSLWAVLRDRYGMRLARSTAVLESIVLDDTSSSQLAVRAGSAGTLLTRRTEDDAGRCVEYARDVYRADRAAFEVSEVLTVDRTTV; this is translated from the coding sequence ATGCCGGCCGCCGCCAGGAAGAGCCCGCCGCAGGGCGGTGGCGACCCACCGCGTTACCTCGCCATCGCGGCGTTGGTCCGCGACCGGATCGCCACCGAGCAGCTCGGGCCGCACACGTTGCTGCCGTCGGAACGCGAACTCGCCGAACAGCACGGCGTCAGTCGGATGACCGCCCGGCAGGCGCTGTCGCTGCTCGAGAGCGAGGGTGTGGTCTACCGCAGACCGCCGCGTGGCACGTTCGTCGCCGAACCGCGGGTGCGGTTCCACATCGGCAGCTTCTCCGAGGAGGTGTCCCGGCTCGGACGCCGGCCCGCCGCGCGCCTGCTGTGGGCCGAACGGCAACAGCCGACGCCCGCGGTGCAGCTGGCCCTCGCGCTTCCCGACGGGGCCGCCGTGCACGTGTTCCACCGCCTGCGCAGCGTCGACGACGCACCCGTGGCCCTCGAGACCACCTTCCTGCCCGCCGACCTGACCCCGGGCATCCTCGACACTCCCGAGGAGGGTTCGCTGTGGGCGGTCCTGCGCGATCGTTACGGCATGCGCTTGGCCCGGTCGACGGCGGTGCTGGAGTCGATCGTGCTCGACGACACGTCGAGCTCCCAGCTCGCGGTGCGGGCCGGTTCGGCGGGCACGCTGCTGACCCGGCGCACCGAGGACGACGCCGGCCGCTGCGTGGAGTACGCGCGCGACGTCTACCGCGCCGACCGCGCCGCGTTCGAGGTCTCCGAGGTGCTCACGGTCGACCGCACAACGGTCTGA
- the nadD gene encoding nicotinate-nucleotide adenylyltransferase — MSRSREEIRTRRLGVMGGTFDPIHHGHLVAASEVADLFDLDEVVFVPTGQPWQKHDRRVTAPEDRYLMTVIATASNPRFSVSRVDIDRGGPTYTKDTLRDLHELNPDADLYFITGADALGSILSWQNWEEMFSIARFVGVSRPGYELDGKHISAALRELPADALSLVEVPALAISSSDCRKRAVEARPIWYLVPDGVVQYVTKRRLYLPEPTPELRTPE, encoded by the coding sequence ATGAGCCGCTCGCGCGAAGAGATTCGAACGCGCAGGCTGGGGGTGATGGGCGGGACGTTCGATCCCATCCACCACGGACACCTGGTCGCCGCCAGCGAGGTGGCCGACCTGTTCGACCTCGACGAGGTCGTCTTCGTGCCGACCGGACAGCCCTGGCAGAAGCACGACCGCCGGGTCACCGCACCCGAGGACCGCTACCTGATGACGGTGATCGCCACCGCGTCCAACCCCCGGTTCTCCGTCAGCCGGGTGGACATCGACCGCGGCGGACCGACCTACACCAAGGACACGCTGCGCGACCTGCATGAGCTCAACCCCGACGCCGACCTGTACTTCATCACCGGCGCCGACGCGCTGGGCTCGATCCTGTCGTGGCAGAACTGGGAGGAGATGTTCTCGATCGCGCGGTTCGTCGGGGTCAGCAGACCCGGCTACGAGCTGGACGGTAAGCACATCTCGGCCGCCCTTCGGGAACTTCCCGCCGACGCGCTGTCGTTGGTGGAGGTGCCGGCGTTGGCGATCTCGTCGAGCGACTGCCGTAAGCGCGCCGTCGAGGCGCGGCCAATCTGGTACCTGGTGCCCGACGGAGTGGTGCAGTACGTCACCAAACGCAGGCTCTACCTTCCCGAACCGACTCCAGAGTTGAGGACACCCGAATGA
- the rsfS gene encoding ribosome silencing factor, producing MTASDEAIQMATVAARAASSKLADDVVVIDVSGQLVITDCFVIASASNERQVNAIVDEVEEKMRLAGHKPARREGTREGRWTLLDYVDIVVHIQHQDERNFYALDRLWRDCPTVPVDLDGDEPLARRETDDVS from the coding sequence ATGACCGCCTCCGACGAAGCCATCCAGATGGCGACCGTCGCCGCCCGAGCGGCGTCGTCGAAACTCGCCGACGACGTCGTCGTCATCGACGTCTCCGGCCAGCTCGTCATCACCGACTGCTTCGTGATCGCCTCGGCGAGCAACGAACGACAGGTGAACGCCATCGTCGACGAGGTCGAGGAGAAGATGCGGCTGGCCGGGCACAAGCCCGCGCGCCGGGAGGGCACCCGCGAGGGACGGTGGACCCTGCTCGACTACGTCGACATCGTCGTCCACATCCAGCACCAGGACGAGCGCAACTTCTACGCGCTGGACCGGCTGTGGCGGGACTGCCCGACGGTGCCGGTGGACCTGGACGGCGATGAGCCGCTTGCGCGAAGAGAAACGGATGACGTCTCGTGA
- the gpgP gene encoding glucosyl-3-phosphoglycerate phosphatase — protein MRVRRLVLLRHGQTEFNAGRRMQGQLDTELSELGREQAVVAAEALAKRQPLLIVSSDLRRALDTAVALGERCGLPVSVDTRLRETHLGDWQGMTHLEVDAAAPGARLAWREDARWAPHGGESRVDVAARSRPLVGELVAGQPEWGSDSDGHEPDRPVVLVAHGGLIAALTADLLGLPVDNWPVLGGMGNASWVQLSGHSQPDAGLDDIRWRLDVWNASAQVGHDVL, from the coding sequence GTGAGGGTGCGCCGGTTGGTGCTGCTGCGGCACGGCCAGACCGAGTTCAACGCGGGACGCCGGATGCAGGGGCAACTCGACACCGAGCTGTCCGAACTCGGCAGGGAACAGGCGGTCGTCGCCGCCGAGGCGCTGGCCAAACGTCAGCCGCTGCTGATCGTGTCCTCGGATCTGCGGCGCGCCCTCGACACGGCGGTCGCGCTCGGTGAGCGCTGCGGGCTGCCGGTGTCGGTCGACACCCGGTTGCGGGAGACGCATCTGGGTGACTGGCAGGGGATGACTCACCTCGAGGTCGACGCCGCCGCCCCGGGTGCGCGGCTGGCCTGGCGCGAGGATGCAAGGTGGGCGCCGCACGGCGGGGAGAGCCGCGTCGACGTGGCGGCCCGTAGCCGGCCGCTGGTGGGCGAACTCGTTGCGGGGCAACCGGAGTGGGGTTCGGATTCGGACGGTCACGAACCCGACCGCCCCGTCGTGCTGGTCGCCCACGGCGGCCTCATCGCCGCGTTGACGGCCGATCTGCTGGGCCTGCCGGTGGACAACTGGCCGGTGCTGGGCGGGATGGGAAACGCCAGTTGGGTGCAGCTGTCGGGACACTCGCAGCCCGACGCCGGCCTCGACGACATCCGCTGGCGGCTGGATGTGTGGAACGCCTCGGCGCAGGTCGGCCATGACGTCCTCTGA
- the octT gene encoding diglucosylglycerate octanoyltransferase: MTSSEPDPARRTLLVFADSLAYYGPTGGLPSDDPRIWPNLVAGQLGWDLELIGRIGWTCRDVWWAATQDPRAWAALPRAGAVVFATGGMDSLPSPLPTALRELIRYVRPPWLRRWVRDGYGWIQPRLSPVARAALPPHLSAEYLEMTRGAIDFNRPGIPIVASLPSVHIAETYGKAHHGRAGTVRAITEWAEEHDVPLVDLKAAVAEQVLGGHGNPDGIHWNFEAHQAVAELMRKALAEAGVPQGN; encoded by the coding sequence ATGACGTCCTCTGAGCCCGACCCGGCCCGCCGCACGCTACTGGTCTTCGCCGATTCGCTGGCCTACTACGGCCCGACCGGCGGCCTGCCGTCCGACGATCCCCGGATCTGGCCCAATCTCGTTGCCGGCCAACTCGGCTGGGATCTCGAACTGATCGGCCGCATCGGGTGGACATGCCGTGACGTGTGGTGGGCGGCGACGCAGGATCCGCGGGCGTGGGCGGCGTTGCCGCGCGCCGGTGCGGTCGTCTTCGCCACCGGCGGCATGGATTCGCTGCCGTCACCGCTGCCCACCGCGCTGCGGGAACTCATCCGCTACGTGCGGCCACCGTGGCTGCGCCGGTGGGTGCGCGACGGGTACGGCTGGATCCAACCGCGGCTGTCACCGGTGGCGCGGGCCGCGCTGCCGCCGCACCTCAGCGCGGAGTACCTCGAGATGACCAGGGGCGCCATCGACTTCAACCGCCCCGGCATCCCGATCGTCGCCTCGCTCCCGTCGGTGCACATCGCCGAGACCTACGGCAAGGCGCATCACGGCAGAGCAGGCACGGTACGGGCGATCACCGAATGGGCCGAGGAACACGACGTCCCCCTGGTCGACCTCAAGGCCGCCGTCGCCGAACAGGTCCTCGGTGGGCACGGCAACCCGGACGGCATCCACTGGAACTTCGAGGCGCACCAGGCGGTGGCCGAGCTCATGCGCAAGGCGCTCGCCGAAGCCGGTGTGCCGCAGGGTAACTGA
- a CDS encoding DegV family protein: protein MGVVVVTDASSRLPVEDLRRWNIRQVPLHVLVDEHDLRDGVDVIPHDIHERAHVTTAGATPGELGAAYRRALADSGGDGVVAVHLSAALSSTFSSAVTAAREFGSAVRVVNSRSAAMGVGFVATAAARCAAAGGDLDTVESVARSAVPRGSAFIVVHRLDNLRRSGRIGATSSWLGTALSLKPLLRIDVDGRLELAQRIRTASKAHAALVEQVVEFVGDRRAAVAVHHVDNHDAADAIGAALTERLPQIETLTVTDMGPVLAIHLGAGAVGVCVSLSA, encoded by the coding sequence ATGGGGGTCGTGGTGGTGACCGACGCGTCCTCCCGGTTGCCGGTCGAGGATCTGCGGCGCTGGAACATCCGACAGGTCCCGCTGCACGTGCTGGTCGACGAGCACGATCTGCGCGACGGCGTGGATGTCATACCTCACGACATCCACGAGCGCGCGCACGTGACGACCGCCGGGGCCACGCCGGGTGAACTGGGTGCGGCCTACCGGCGGGCGCTGGCCGACAGCGGCGGCGACGGTGTGGTCGCGGTACATCTCTCGGCGGCCCTGTCGAGCACGTTCAGCTCGGCGGTGACCGCGGCCCGCGAATTCGGTTCGGCCGTGCGGGTGGTCAACTCGCGATCGGCCGCGATGGGGGTGGGCTTCGTCGCGACCGCGGCGGCGCGGTGCGCGGCCGCCGGTGGCGACCTCGACACCGTCGAATCGGTCGCTCGGTCGGCGGTGCCGCGGGGGTCGGCGTTCATCGTGGTGCACCGGCTCGACAACCTGCGGCGCAGCGGGCGGATCGGCGCGACGTCGTCCTGGCTGGGCACGGCCCTGTCCCTGAAACCCCTGCTGCGCATCGACGTCGACGGTCGTCTCGAGCTCGCCCAGCGCATCCGCACCGCGTCCAAGGCGCACGCCGCACTCGTCGAGCAGGTGGTGGAGTTCGTCGGGGACCGCCGGGCGGCGGTGGCCGTGCACCACGTCGACAACCACGATGCCGCCGACGCGATCGGCGCGGCGCTGACCGAACGACTGCCGCAGATCGAGACGCTCACGGTCACCGACATGGGGCCGGTGCTGGCGATCCACCTCGGTGCGGGCGCGGTCGGGGTGTGCGTCAGCCTCTCGGCCTGA
- a CDS encoding ArsR/SmtB family transcription factor, translating into MVTYQQDEAWVAMADRTRRSIVERLARGPCAVGELARDLPVSRPAVSQHLKVLKRAGLVHDHADGTRRVYQLNPDGLAAMRADLDRFWARALADFKEIVEQREGEGP; encoded by the coding sequence GTGGTCACTTACCAACAGGACGAAGCGTGGGTGGCGATGGCGGACCGCACCAGACGCTCGATCGTCGAACGGCTCGCGCGCGGTCCCTGTGCGGTCGGCGAGTTGGCCAGGGACCTGCCGGTGAGCAGGCCTGCGGTGTCCCAGCACCTCAAGGTGCTCAAGCGGGCCGGACTGGTCCATGACCACGCGGACGGTACGCGTCGCGTGTACCAGCTGAACCCGGACGGGCTGGCGGCCATGCGCGCCGATCTCGACCGGTTCTGGGCGCGCGCACTGGCCGACTTCAAGGAGATCGTCGAGCAGCGAGAAGGAGAGGGCCCATGA
- a CDS encoding SRPBCC family protein has protein sequence MTEAQSTTVRHEVTVDAPLERAFRVFTERFGDFKPREHNLLRVPIAATVFEPRVGGHIYDRGVDGSECRWARIVAYEPPDRVVFTWDIGPTWQVEADLERTSEVEVRFVGETAERTRVVLEHRHLDRHGDGWESVATGVGGDAGWPLYLTRYRGLLT, from the coding sequence ATGACGGAGGCGCAATCCACCACCGTCCGTCACGAGGTGACGGTCGACGCACCGCTCGAACGTGCGTTCCGGGTGTTCACCGAGCGGTTCGGTGACTTCAAACCGCGTGAGCACAACCTGCTGCGAGTGCCCATCGCCGCAACGGTGTTCGAACCGCGCGTCGGTGGACACATCTACGACCGCGGCGTCGACGGCAGCGAGTGCCGGTGGGCGCGCATCGTGGCCTACGAGCCGCCGGATCGGGTGGTGTTCACGTGGGACATCGGCCCCACCTGGCAGGTCGAGGCCGACCTCGAACGGACCAGCGAAGTGGAGGTGCGGTTCGTCGGCGAGACCGCCGAGCGGACCCGCGTCGTCCTGGAGCACCGTCACCTCGACCGGCACGGTGACGGCTGGGAATCCGTGGCGACGGGTGTCGGCGGCGACGCCGGCTGGCCGCTGTACCTGACGCGGTACCGGGGCCTGCTGACGTGA
- a CDS encoding maleylpyruvate isomerase family mycothiol-dependent enzyme → MTAQAPLTELTRAERADLAEFLATLTPEEWYAPSLCAGWTVKDVVAHVISYEDLGVAGFLGRLVKGRITHANQVGVNEFSHLSPSELLDHLNRHLDPSGLTAQFGGMIGFVDGTIHHQDIRRALDRPRTIPADRLSRILPLVPGNPRLGAGRRIRGLRLRATDVDWTHGDGPEVVGPGEALLMAMTGRPAALADLDGPAKALLAQRLRPRRD, encoded by the coding sequence GTGACCGCGCAAGCGCCGCTGACCGAGTTGACGCGCGCCGAACGCGCCGATCTCGCGGAATTCCTCGCCACGCTGACCCCCGAGGAGTGGTACGCACCGAGTCTGTGCGCCGGGTGGACCGTCAAAGACGTTGTCGCTCATGTCATCAGCTACGAGGATCTCGGCGTCGCCGGCTTCCTCGGGCGTTTGGTGAAGGGCCGAATCACCCACGCGAATCAGGTCGGGGTGAACGAATTCTCCCATCTGTCCCCGTCGGAACTGCTCGATCACCTCAACCGGCACCTCGACCCGTCGGGGCTCACCGCGCAGTTCGGCGGGATGATCGGCTTCGTCGACGGCACGATCCACCACCAGGACATCCGCCGCGCGCTGGACCGGCCGCGCACCATCCCGGCCGACCGGCTGTCGCGGATCCTGCCGCTGGTGCCCGGCAATCCGCGGTTGGGTGCCGGCCGGCGGATCCGGGGGCTGCGACTGCGCGCCACCGATGTCGACTGGACCCACGGCGACGGCCCGGAGGTGGTCGGACCAGGGGAGGCCCTGCTGATGGCGATGACCGGACGTCCGGCTGCACTCGCGGACCTGGACGGCCCCGCCAAAGCTCTTCTCGCGCAACGGCTTCGCCCTCGCCGAGACTAG
- a CDS encoding NAD(P)H-dependent amine dehydrogenase family protein: MTPPRTGRPVRVIQWTTGNIGRRSLHAIIGRDDMELVGVYAHGAAKVGVDAAELAGWPEPTGVTATDDIDALLALRPDACCYNPLWPDIDELTRLLEAGINVCSSAAWITGGKQSPEDLDRIRKACAAGNSTIFGSGAHPGMTNMVGMVLSGACERVDEIRITESVDCSTYESAGTQTAMGFSQDPDTPGLAESVRRESEVFAESAAMMADAIGATLDRITFDVEFSTATGDTDLGFMQIPAGTVAGVYGYHRGWVGDRNVVSVGFNWIMGDHVTPPKPLEHGHVIQVFGLPNMRTVLHCLPPRDWTEPGFMDLGMIYTAMPVTNAVPAVVAAPPGIVTLKDLPPVTGRIG, from the coding sequence ATGACCCCACCGCGCACCGGGCGCCCGGTGCGCGTGATCCAGTGGACCACCGGCAACATCGGCAGGCGGTCGCTGCACGCGATCATCGGCCGTGACGACATGGAACTGGTCGGCGTGTACGCACACGGCGCCGCGAAGGTCGGCGTGGACGCCGCCGAACTCGCGGGGTGGCCGGAACCGACCGGTGTCACCGCCACCGACGACATCGACGCGTTGCTCGCGCTGCGGCCCGACGCCTGCTGCTACAACCCGCTGTGGCCGGACATCGACGAGCTGACCCGGCTCCTCGAGGCCGGCATCAACGTGTGCTCGAGCGCCGCCTGGATCACCGGCGGCAAGCAGTCGCCGGAGGATCTCGACCGTATCCGGAAAGCCTGTGCGGCAGGTAATTCGACGATCTTCGGCAGCGGTGCGCACCCCGGTATGACGAACATGGTCGGCATGGTCCTGTCCGGGGCATGCGAACGCGTCGACGAGATCCGCATCACCGAGTCGGTGGACTGTTCGACCTACGAGTCGGCCGGGACCCAGACGGCGATGGGTTTCTCGCAGGACCCCGACACCCCGGGCCTGGCCGAGAGCGTCCGCCGCGAAAGCGAGGTGTTCGCGGAGTCGGCGGCGATGATGGCCGACGCGATCGGCGCAACGCTCGACCGGATCACCTTCGACGTCGAGTTCAGCACCGCGACCGGCGACACCGACCTCGGGTTCATGCAGATCCCGGCCGGCACCGTCGCCGGGGTGTACGGCTACCACCGCGGCTGGGTGGGCGACCGAAACGTCGTCAGTGTCGGATTCAACTGGATCATGGGCGATCACGTCACCCCGCCCAAACCGCTCGAGCACGGCCACGTCATCCAGGTGTTCGGGCTACCGAATATGCGCACGGTGCTCCACTGTCTGCCGCCGCGCGACTGGACCGAACCCGGTTTCATGGATCTCGGGATGATCTACACCGCGATGCCGGTGACCAATGCGGTGCCCGCGGTGGTCGCCGCACCGCCGGGCATCGTGACGCTCAAGGACCTGCCGCCAGTCACCGGCCGCATCGGCTGA
- a CDS encoding RidA family protein, which produces MTIRSFTFTLDDGVPPAVAPFAHATAAGQTLYVTGQMPTDHTGEIVGTGIEAQTDQVLRNLLRVTRLCGGGLDDVVAVRAYLTDWAEYAAFNTAYAAWFPDRLPSRTCVGVTGLAVGARVEIDWTCWRADGWGR; this is translated from the coding sequence ATGACGATCCGATCCTTCACTTTCACACTGGACGACGGCGTTCCGCCCGCGGTCGCGCCCTTCGCCCACGCGACGGCCGCGGGGCAGACGCTCTACGTCACCGGGCAGATGCCGACCGACCACACCGGCGAGATCGTCGGCACCGGCATCGAGGCGCAGACCGATCAGGTGCTGCGGAACCTGTTGCGCGTCACCCGACTGTGCGGTGGCGGCCTCGACGACGTGGTCGCGGTCCGGGCGTACCTGACCGACTGGGCGGAGTACGCGGCGTTCAACACCGCCTACGCCGCCTGGTTTCCCGACCGGCTGCCGTCACGGACGTGCGTCGGGGTCACCGGGCTGGCGGTCGGTGCCCGCGTCGAGATCGACTGGACGTGCTGGCGCGCCGACGGATGGGGACGCTGA
- a CDS encoding ComEA family DNA-binding protein produces the protein MRTEEPAERLHRRLGAEEEPDHDGARPDTALSRWLPDTATPTGPGWVAAVRADPGRAGVVGLAVVGVIAVLVTVFTMWRDDPPPVVAAKLPEVEMVSSASPKPAPDQPVVVSVVGLVHKPGLVTLEPGARIADALEAAGGAVDGADLIGLNMARRLTDGEQIIVGIAAGPGQPATMGSSTTAAGDGGAAAPSGSAPAERTGAPGEPVNLNTATVEQLDTLPGVGPVTAAAIVAWRDAHGAFSSVDQLGDVDGIGPARLAKLRDLVHV, from the coding sequence ATGCGGACCGAAGAGCCGGCCGAGCGGCTGCACCGCCGACTCGGCGCCGAAGAGGAACCCGACCACGACGGAGCACGGCCCGATACCGCCCTGTCCCGGTGGCTGCCGGATACGGCCACGCCGACGGGGCCGGGCTGGGTGGCGGCGGTGCGGGCCGACCCGGGCCGCGCCGGTGTCGTCGGGCTCGCCGTCGTGGGCGTCATCGCCGTGCTGGTCACGGTGTTCACGATGTGGCGTGACGACCCGCCCCCGGTGGTCGCGGCGAAACTGCCCGAGGTGGAGATGGTGTCGTCGGCTTCCCCGAAGCCCGCGCCCGACCAGCCGGTGGTCGTCAGCGTGGTCGGGCTGGTCCACAAGCCGGGGCTGGTGACCCTCGAGCCGGGCGCCCGGATCGCCGACGCGCTCGAGGCCGCCGGGGGAGCGGTCGACGGCGCGGACCTCATCGGGCTGAACATGGCACGCCGGCTCACCGACGGCGAGCAGATCATCGTCGGGATCGCCGCCGGCCCGGGACAACCGGCCACCATGGGCAGCTCCACCACGGCGGCGGGCGACGGTGGCGCTGCGGCACCGTCCGGTTCTGCGCCGGCCGAACGGACCGGTGCGCCCGGTGAGCCGGTGAACCTCAACACCGCCACCGTCGAGCAGTTGGACACGTTGCCGGGCGTCGGTCCGGTCACCGCGGCGGCGATCGTCGCCTGGCGAGATGCCCACGGCGCGTTCAGCAGTGTCGATCAGCTCGGTGACGTGGACGGCATCGGACCGGCGCGGCTGGCCAAACTGCGCGATCTGGTCCATGTGTGA